TTAGAATTGTTATGAAGCTTTTAAATATAGTGAATCCTACACGTGCTTATTTCGGAAAAAAAGATGCACAACAGCTAAATCTGATTCAACTAATGGTAAAACACTATTATATGGATGTAGAGATAGTTCCTGTAGATACTGTTAGAGAAGCTGATGGACTTGCAAGAAGCAGTAGAAATATCTATTTGAGTACTGATGAGAGAAAAGAAGCACTGAAAATATCGGCATCATTATATGCAGCTTCTAAAATGATATCAAAAAATATTCTTGATGTGGAGGAGATCAAAGGTGAGATGCTTACAATTTTATCACCTTTAGAGATCGGATATGTTGAAATAGTGAATCGTGAATTTGAGCCAATTAAAAAAGCTGAAATAGGGAACACTGTTATTTTAGTAGAAGTAGTTGTCGGTAAGACAAGATTACTCGACAATATCTGGTTGTAGATACCCGTCTTCAACCATAATATCAATCGCTTTTTTAAATACGGGTACAGCAGTTTGTGCGGCAAACTGACTCTTTTTCGGTTGAACAACTACAACACCCATTGTATATTTTCTTTTTTTGTCATTGACAAAACCGATAAACGAGGTGTTGTATTTGTTAACGTATCTCCCTTTTTCAACGATATGGGCAGTCCCAGTTTTTCCACCCACTTCTAAGCCGGGAGTGATCGTCTTTACCCCCGTTCCTTTATTTACTGTTTTAATCAAGATATCTTTCATTCTTTGAGCAGTTGTACTTTTTATAGCTTCCACTTGTTCTTCGTAAGGAATTTTAGTCTCTTGATTGTATTCGTTGATCAAAGAGCGTAAAAGTTTTGGATAGACCATCTTTCCGTTATTATTAAAGGCTGAATAGGCACGTAAGAGTTGCATGAGGTTTGCTCGCAGGCCATACCCGTATGAACAAGTAGCTTTATAGATCTGATTTTCTAAACGTTTTGCACTTGGAATAGAACCTTTTTTTTCATAGATAAGATCATGAGTAGAGGATTTTGAAAAGCCAAACTTTTTCAGCCCATCATAAAACTCAAAACCGGATAGTTTTTGGGCTAGTTGAGCAATACCCACATTTGATGAGTGAACAATAACATTTTCAGCACTTAACCAGTCAAATCTATGTTCATCAGTGATCATTTTTCTACCAATTTTAAAGCGGCCGTTATGTCCATTGACTAGATCATAAGGATTAACAAGTTTTTTTTCCAGGAGTAAAGAGAAAGTGACTGGTTTCAGTACACTTCCCGGTTCAAAGCTATACTCAATCATCCCACTGTTTAAAGAGGGGTAGTCACTTTTTTTAATCTCTTTTGGAAAGTAACGGTTGGAACTCGCCATTGCAAGGATATCACCGTTAGTAGAGCTCATAACTGCAAGCATAATTTGTTTTGCTCTTAGTTCCTCTTTCATCTGATCAAGCATTTTTTCTATTTTTATCTGTAAAGCTACAGGGATAGTTATCTTTAGATCAAGTCCGTTAATTTGGGGTTTTGTAAAACTCTCTTTATTTAATAATATATAGCTGTTGACATCACGTTTACCTCGAGAGTACCCATCTTGTCTTGCAGAAAGCTCATCATCAAAACGTTTTTCTAATCCTTTAACACCTTTTACAAATGTGTATCCATCTTCTTCGAGTTTATGTGGATAACCGATGATAGGAGTTAGAAGGTTGCCGTAATTATATTCACGACTCTCCCCACTTTCAATAATATTAAGACCATGAACTGAGAGTAAACCTGTACGAGGATTTTTTAATGCTTTGAATACTTTAAAACGTCTAAGTTCATACGCAAGTTTTTTTAAATAATGTGCTTGGATTTGGGGAATGTTGTAACTTAAAACGACAACACCTTTATGATTATTGATTTTTTTGAGGATAGTTTTTTTCTCCATCCCCGAATAGATAGAGAAAAGTTCTACAAAAAGATCTTTTTTTTGCGGGTCTATATAACGGGTATTGACAACAGCTTTAAAAAGTTTTTTGGTAGTAGCTATGTGAAAGCCGTCAGCACTAATGATGCTACCGCGTGATGCTTTTGAACTTTCAGCCGTG
Above is a window of Sulfurimonas marina DNA encoding:
- a CDS encoding peptidoglycan D,D-transpeptidase FtsI family protein, whose translation is MINQNQSGKILLLYGIIFTGFLVFLAVMLFTVLDPRHIPSKYTAESSKASRGSIISADGFHIATTKKLFKAVVNTRYIDPQKKDLFVELFSIYSGMEKKTILKKINNHKGVVVLSYNIPQIQAHYLKKLAYELRRFKVFKALKNPRTGLLSVHGLNIIESGESREYNYGNLLTPIIGYPHKLEEDGYTFVKGVKGLEKRFDDELSARQDGYSRGKRDVNSYILLNKESFTKPQINGLDLKITIPVALQIKIEKMLDQMKEELRAKQIMLAVMSSTNGDILAMASSNRYFPKEIKKSDYPSLNSGMIEYSFEPGSVLKPVTFSLLLEKKLVNPYDLVNGHNGRFKIGRKMITDEHRFDWLSAENVIVHSSNVGIAQLAQKLSGFEFYDGLKKFGFSKSSTHDLIYEKKGSIPSAKRLENQIYKATCSYGYGLRANLMQLLRAYSAFNNNGKMVYPKLLRSLINEYNQETKIPYEEQVEAIKSTTAQRMKDILIKTVNKGTGVKTITPGLEVGGKTGTAHIVEKGRYVNKYNTSFIGFVNDKKRKYTMGVVVVQPKKSQFAAQTAVPVFKKAIDIMVEDGYLQPDIVE
- the panC gene encoding pantoate--beta-alanine ligase, whose translation is MKIIYEPLELQTYLKEQNKTIGYVPTMGALHEGHIELIKNARKANELVVVSIFVNPTQFLKGEDLDKYPRRDEADKKICELAGVDVVFFPSKENIYFEDEVKIEAPEVRGYVLEGATRPGHFSGVLRIVMKLLNIVNPTRAYFGKKDAQQLNLIQLMVKHYYMDVEIVPVDTVREADGLARSSRNIYLSTDERKEALKISASLYAASKMISKNILDVEEIKGEMLTILSPLEIGYVEIVNREFEPIKKAEIGNTVILVEVVVGKTRLLDNIWL